In Desulfovibrio sp. Fe33, one DNA window encodes the following:
- the nhaC gene encoding Na+/H+ antiporter NhaC yields the protein MSSDGKKPSLLWAFLTFAVPVAIILYGTVVVGVRPPVLPLLVAVAVAGIMALKIGYKWEELQEGMLAAVGRIQIAVAILMLVGMIIASWMASGTIPAIIYWGLKLIAPEHFLVSTFVLCCVASLATGTSFGTMGTIGVALLGVGGAMGFNPAWTVGAIVSGAYFGDKMSPVSDSTNITATVCEVPLFTHIASMLWTTVPAAIISIAGYAILGSMHTGDLVSVGNINTILTSLEATYSLSPIAFLPPILMVVLAYKRMPVLPVMVICIVSALAIALYDGASISVLAKQLTTGYKAATPSQELNALLSRGGLMSVMVTILLLTSGMAFGGILEKARVLEVLLDAMLRGANSALSLVGATLGAAYIILLGTGSQILAVVVPGRAFGQNYKDAKIAPQVLSRTCEDAGTLGCPLVPWSVHAFYILGILGVGAVDYVPFAFFNVTIPFISLVLAATGFGIMKTDGTSVRSLKSSADSESA from the coding sequence CAATTATTCTGTATGGGACGGTCGTGGTTGGAGTGCGTCCGCCTGTGTTGCCTTTGCTTGTGGCCGTAGCCGTCGCAGGCATCATGGCTCTGAAAATCGGTTATAAGTGGGAGGAGTTGCAGGAAGGAATGCTCGCGGCCGTGGGGCGTATCCAAATCGCCGTGGCTATTCTGATGCTTGTCGGCATGATCATCGCTTCCTGGATGGCGTCCGGCACGATTCCAGCCATCATCTACTGGGGGCTCAAGCTCATCGCCCCGGAACATTTCCTCGTGTCCACCTTCGTGTTGTGTTGCGTGGCCTCGTTGGCCACGGGAACCTCTTTCGGCACCATGGGCACCATCGGCGTGGCCCTGCTCGGAGTCGGGGGAGCGATGGGATTCAACCCGGCGTGGACCGTGGGGGCCATTGTTTCCGGCGCATACTTCGGGGATAAGATGTCGCCCGTGTCCGACTCGACGAACATCACCGCCACCGTTTGCGAGGTTCCGCTCTTCACGCATATAGCCTCGATGTTGTGGACCACGGTCCCGGCTGCCATCATCTCCATCGCAGGTTACGCCATCCTTGGCTCCATGCACACCGGGGACCTTGTCAGCGTGGGGAACATCAACACGATCCTCACATCGCTGGAAGCGACCTACTCGCTTTCGCCCATTGCCTTTCTGCCTCCCATATTGATGGTGGTGCTGGCCTATAAAAGGATGCCCGTCCTGCCCGTCATGGTCATCTGTATTGTCAGCGCATTGGCCATCGCTTTGTATGACGGAGCCTCCATCTCCGTTTTGGCCAAGCAATTGACGACGGGCTACAAGGCGGCGACTCCCTCCCAGGAATTGAATGCGCTGCTTTCCCGCGGCGGACTTATGTCCGTCATGGTCACGATCCTGCTGCTTACCAGCGGTATGGCTTTCGGCGGTATTCTCGAAAAGGCCCGCGTGCTCGAAGTCTTGCTGGACGCGATGCTGCGGGGCGCGAATTCCGCGCTTTCGCTTGTCGGCGCGACTCTGGGCGCCGCCTACATCATCCTGCTGGGCACCGGCAGCCAGATTCTCGCCGTGGTGGTCCCGGGCAGGGCGTTCGGCCAGAATTACAAAGACGCGAAGATCGCTCCCCAGGTGCTTTCCCGCACTTGTGAAGACGCCGGTACCCTGGGGTGTCCCTTGGTCCCCTGGTCGGTCCATGCCTTTTATATTCTGGGCATACTCGGAGTAGGCGCGGTGGATTACGTTCCCTTCGCCTTTTTTAACGTGACCATTCCCTTCATCTCTCTGGTCTTGGCCGCAACCGGTTTTGGAATCATGAAGACTGACGGTACTTCTGTTCGTTCGTTGAAGTCCTCGGCCGATTCCGAATCAGCTTAA